Proteins found in one Bacillota bacterium genomic segment:
- a CDS encoding diguanylate cyclase, whose translation MGGKRGAQHALLSCLMFGMLILLLSSGSVGTFAQEQEPIIFLVNERLTPIAYEQNGVAKGVVVDIAKALGEKLGRRIEVRAMDWQEAQHLVLDGQAHALLQINRTPDREEIYSFSEPLLSSEFVIIRPQDETDIKGELDLEGKRVGVEIGGYAYDVLGGDDQIDRVAILSAAQGLEFLISGDLDAVIVDRWIGEYALAQTRSSGLVIARAPFAVNHSHIAVKRGNDELLKLINHGLQEIKNDGTFDRILQDWGGKNVIYLTEEQITRAAAATGMIILLVVSSISTFFVVKLKRLNQALEVKVADRTQELAVANRRLQTANAALEKQSKLDQLTQILNRRGFNAVYEKAWDICQRLQQPLSFIIIDVDNFKTVNDKLGHLTGDQFLEEIALLLQNAAGSSDVEVARLGGDEFVCVLQNAAEEEAAEFAETIRAEIGNLTFTNAEWQLELSASLGVASLIPNETSSPKELFALADQALYKAKESGRNKMVKASDI comes from the coding sequence TTGGGCGGGAAGAGAGGTGCGCAGCATGCCTTGTTAAGCTGTCTCATGTTTGGCATGCTGATTTTGTTATTGTCCAGTGGTTCTGTTGGGACTTTTGCCCAAGAGCAGGAGCCTATTATTTTTCTCGTCAACGAAAGACTTACACCTATAGCTTATGAACAAAATGGAGTTGCCAAAGGTGTTGTCGTTGACATTGCGAAAGCTTTGGGTGAAAAACTCGGCCGCCGCATTGAGGTTAGAGCTATGGATTGGCAGGAAGCGCAGCATTTGGTACTGGATGGACAAGCTCATGCTCTCCTTCAGATCAATCGAACTCCAGATAGAGAAGAAATCTATTCGTTTTCCGAACCACTGCTTTCTTCGGAATTTGTCATCATTAGGCCACAGGATGAGACCGACATTAAGGGAGAGTTAGATCTGGAGGGCAAAAGAGTAGGCGTGGAGATCGGAGGCTATGCTTACGACGTGCTTGGCGGCGATGATCAGATTGATCGGGTCGCTATCCTCAGCGCTGCGCAGGGCTTAGAGTTTCTAATATCAGGAGACTTAGACGCTGTGATTGTGGACCGCTGGATTGGCGAGTATGCTTTGGCGCAAACTAGAAGCTCTGGACTGGTAATTGCTAGGGCGCCCTTTGCTGTAAACCATTCGCATATAGCTGTAAAAAGGGGTAATGATGAGCTCCTGAAGCTGATTAATCATGGGCTGCAGGAAATCAAAAACGACGGTACATTTGACAGGATATTACAGGATTGGGGCGGCAAGAATGTTATCTATTTAACGGAAGAACAGATTACTAGGGCGGCTGCAGCGACAGGGATGATCATACTTCTGGTAGTTTCATCCATTTCTACATTTTTTGTGGTGAAACTAAAGAGATTGAACCAAGCTCTTGAAGTGAAGGTTGCTGATAGAACCCAAGAACTGGCAGTAGCGAACAGACGGCTGCAGACGGCTAATGCAGCCTTAGAGAAGCAGTCAAAGCTGGATCAGCTGACTCAGATCCTTAATCGGCGCGGTTTTAATGCTGTATATGAGAAGGCATGGGATATTTGTCAGAGACTACAACAGCCTTTGTCCTTTATTATTATTGACGTCGACAATTTTAAGACTGTAAATGATAAGCTCGGCCACTTGACAGGAGACCAATTTTTAGAAGAAATTGCTCTGCTTTTACAAAATGCCGCCGGAAGTTCAGATGTTGAGGTGGCACGGCTTGGCGGCGATGAGTTTGTATGTGTTCTGCAGAATGCTGCTGAAGAAGAAGCTGCTGAGTTTGCTGAAACCATCCGGGCAGAGATAGGGAACTTAACCTTCACCAATGCTGAATGGCAGCTAGAGCTGTCAGCTAGTTTAGGCGTGGCATCTCTAATCCCTAATGAGACCTCTTCTCCCAAGGAACTTTTCGCGTTAGCTGATCAAGCCTTGTACAAAGCAAAGGAAAGCGGGAGAAACAAAATGGTGAAGGCAAGTGATATTTAG